One stretch of Chloroflexota bacterium DNA includes these proteins:
- a CDS encoding PIG-L deacetylase family protein gives MSSIWRPIRERNPARSLMVIVAHPGDEAFGFAGAIASAAAEGAYVVVVCATRGYFDARITTKPPAPGGRNRDLLDSLGWRNLDTVREDEMRRSAALLGVRVLRMLDYAEGDLVSVDFHHLVGRLVEPIRMHQPEVVLTFGPDGVTGDSDHVTLSRAVGEAVDSAALPLAYEDNMEEDQVAWRIAKLFHLVVPPGALAILGDLAPRAGYHTPSAGPTVAVPLGELVPLKLAAIQRHVSQTGSDGPFAGWDPAVRDNWLSAEHYRLAVSNLAVSNLAASQPSAGVGSGLFDGLA, from the coding sequence GTGTCGTCGATCTGGCGGCCCATCCGTGAGAGGAATCCGGCCCGCAGCCTGATGGTGATCGTCGCCCATCCGGGTGACGAGGCGTTCGGTTTCGCGGGCGCCATCGCGAGTGCCGCTGCCGAGGGCGCGTACGTGGTGGTCGTGTGCGCCACGCGCGGCTATTTCGACGCCCGCATCACGACCAAGCCGCCTGCGCCCGGCGGCCGCAACCGGGACCTCCTCGATTCCCTGGGCTGGCGGAACCTGGACACCGTCCGCGAGGATGAGATGCGCCGTTCCGCGGCCCTGCTCGGGGTGCGAGTCCTCCGCATGCTGGACTACGCCGAGGGCGACCTGGTGTCGGTCGACTTCCATCACCTGGTCGGGCGCCTGGTGGAGCCGATCCGGATGCACCAGCCGGAGGTGGTCCTGACCTTCGGGCCGGATGGCGTGACCGGCGACTCGGACCACGTGACCCTGTCCCGGGCCGTCGGGGAAGCGGTGGACAGCGCCGCTCTGCCATTGGCCTACGAGGACAACATGGAAGAGGACCAGGTCGCGTGGCGCATCGCGAAGCTGTTCCACCTGGTCGTGCCGCCGGGGGCCCTCGCGATCCTGGGTGACCTTGCGCCGCGTGCGGGATACCACACCCCGTCGGCCGGGCCGACGGTGGCCGTCCCGCTTGGGGAGCTGGTCCCGCTCAAGCTGGCGGCCATTCAACGCCACGTGTCGCAGACTGGCTCGGATGGACCGTTCGCGGGCTGGGATCCCGCCGTCCGCGACAACTGGCTCTCGGCCGAGCACTACCGCCTGGCCGTGTCCAACCTGGCCGTGTCCAACCTGGCCGCCTCCCAGCCGTCCGCCGGGGTCGGGTCCGGACTGTTCGACGGCCTGGCCTGA
- a CDS encoding secondary thiamine-phosphate synthase enzyme YjbQ, protein MDSREINVETAGRRGVHDLTGACAVFLTDVAAGRDGLLHLFAPHATAGLIVMELGSGSDADVVEALDRLLPRDDRWRHQHGSQGHGADHVLPLLVGPSLSVPVIGGQMALGTWQSIALLDPNADHIRRRVRLSFVPA, encoded by the coding sequence GTGGACAGCCGCGAGATCAACGTCGAAACGGCCGGGCGGCGCGGCGTGCATGACCTGACCGGCGCCTGTGCCGTCTTCCTGACCGATGTGGCAGCCGGCCGCGATGGGCTCCTCCACCTGTTCGCCCCCCACGCCACGGCGGGGCTGATCGTCATGGAACTGGGCAGCGGCTCCGACGCCGACGTGGTCGAGGCCCTGGACCGGCTCCTCCCGCGCGACGATCGCTGGCGCCACCAGCATGGCTCACAGGGCCACGGCGCGGACCACGTCCTCCCGTTGCTGGTCGGCCCATCGCTCAGCGTGCCAGTCATCGGTGGCCAGATGGCGCTGGGGACCTGGCAATCCATCGCCCTGCTGGACCCGAACGCGGATCACATCCGGCGGCGAGTCCGGCTGTCGTTCGTGCCGGCCTAG
- a CDS encoding ABC transporter permease, giving the protein MEFLYDIPVIGLFIQFVVYLAGHTPVVAPIVVAAAIPVALGALCGFMNERSGVVNIGIEGMMLTAAFVAWWVASIVHGLIPSSPGPFGITPALLVGLAAAIAAACAVSAVHAWLSITVRADQIISGTIINIFAFGITGYLNLLISQNAPATAGSFKSISLPSAITDLPLVGWLFNSFLAVGPIALSMLVSVILLQVLLHRSRWGLRTKAVGEHPKAAETVGIDVIRLRYRNVILGGVFAGLAGAYLTIEFGSAFQGGMTNGRGFIALAALIFGRWTPIGAFGAALLFSATVGIERLIRFVPPEGTLGDILTSIPLEVYEALPYIITIVVLAGVVGRSIPPAAVGRPYERESKAA; this is encoded by the coding sequence ATGGAATTTCTGTACGACATCCCTGTCATCGGGCTGTTCATCCAGTTCGTGGTGTACCTCGCCGGTCATACGCCGGTGGTGGCCCCCATCGTCGTGGCGGCGGCGATCCCGGTCGCCCTGGGTGCTCTGTGTGGCTTCATGAACGAGCGGTCGGGGGTCGTGAACATCGGGATCGAGGGGATGATGCTGACGGCCGCCTTTGTCGCCTGGTGGGTCGCATCAATCGTCCACGGCCTGATCCCGTCCTCACCGGGGCCATTCGGCATCACACCGGCGCTGCTGGTGGGCCTGGCAGCGGCCATCGCCGCCGCCTGCGCGGTGTCGGCCGTGCATGCGTGGCTCTCGATCACGGTTCGGGCTGACCAGATCATCAGCGGCACGATCATCAATATCTTTGCCTTTGGCATCACCGGCTACCTGAACCTGCTCATCAGCCAGAACGCACCGGCGACGGCGGGCTCGTTCAAGTCCATCAGCCTGCCGTCAGCCATCACCGACCTCCCGCTCGTGGGCTGGCTGTTCAACTCGTTCCTGGCGGTGGGACCGATTGCGCTGAGCATGCTGGTGTCGGTGATCCTGCTCCAGGTCCTCCTCCACCGGTCGCGGTGGGGTCTGCGGACCAAGGCCGTGGGCGAGCACCCCAAGGCGGCCGAGACAGTGGGCATCGACGTCATCCGGCTCCGCTACCGAAACGTGATCCTGGGCGGCGTCTTCGCCGGACTGGCGGGCGCCTACCTGACGATCGAGTTCGGAAGCGCCTTCCAGGGCGGGATGACGAACGGCCGCGGATTCATCGCGCTGGCGGCGCTCATCTTCGGGCGCTGGACGCCCATCGGCGCCTTCGGAGCCGCCCTCCTGTTCAGCGCGACGGTCGGCATCGAGCGCCTCATCCGCTTCGTCCCACCCGAGGGCACCCTGGGCGACATCCTGACCAGCATTCCGCTCGAGGTCTACGAGGCGCTGCCGTACATCATCACCATCGTGGTCCTGGCCGGGGTCGTCGGGCGGAGCATTCCTCCGGCCGCCGTGGGCCGGCCCTACGAGCGAGAGTCGAAGGCCGCCTAG
- a CDS encoding zinc ribbon domain-containing protein, translating into MDLKGLIESLATGWAERLTILVPLALIGALGLYVAWLLIGYLRASQTGIEAEAVVGEAIAPEPGASVRLPAGAPYCLVDGLVHPPGAVYCARCEADLARDCATCGTTIRASDAVCFNCGARQ; encoded by the coding sequence ATGGATCTCAAGGGCCTGATCGAGTCGCTCGCCACCGGATGGGCCGAACGCCTGACGATCCTCGTCCCGCTGGCCCTGATCGGGGCGCTGGGACTGTACGTGGCCTGGCTGCTGATCGGGTACCTCCGCGCCTCGCAGACCGGGATCGAGGCCGAGGCGGTGGTGGGGGAGGCGATCGCACCCGAGCCGGGGGCGTCGGTCCGCCTGCCGGCGGGGGCGCCGTATTGCCTGGTCGACGGCCTCGTGCATCCGCCCGGCGCCGTGTACTGCGCGCGTTGCGAGGCCGACCTGGCTCGAGACTGCGCCACCTGCGGGACGACCATCCGGGCCAGCGACGCCGTCTGCTTCAACTGCGGGGCTCGCCAGTAG
- a CDS encoding ABC transporter permease, protein MTGRRTLSLARIRSLVLVPFLAIVLALIAGAVVMILSSPLVSDSVDLLLPVRAYAALFQGAFGSVDAWIKTLANATPLILAGFAVGIGFKAGLFNIGAQGQFLVGALGATAVALALNDASPVVAIPLSLLGGMAGGLLYGMIPGVLKAFSGAHEVVTTIMLNYVAIFLVSGVIGGPLRGENVTYSRTDDIQAATLPIFLGGAGHIGILFAAVSVPIVWWFLFRSTIGFEVRTTGANSEAARYAGMNPRWLIIFTLSLCGLFAGLAGATEILGDVGYMPASFSTTVGFDAIAVALLGRANPVGILFAGLLFGALQAGAGPMQIQAGIPVQIVSVLQAVILFFLTAEVLVRQVFRLKSDAKAPGELANLSGSYAARR, encoded by the coding sequence GTGACCGGGAGGCGGACACTGTCCCTGGCCCGGATCCGGTCCCTGGTCCTCGTTCCATTCCTGGCCATCGTCCTGGCCCTCATCGCCGGCGCGGTGGTGATGATCCTGTCGAGCCCGCTCGTCAGCGACTCGGTTGACCTGCTGCTCCCGGTCCGGGCCTATGCGGCGCTGTTCCAAGGCGCCTTCGGCTCCGTCGACGCCTGGATCAAGACCCTCGCCAACGCGACCCCGCTCATCCTGGCCGGCTTCGCGGTGGGTATCGGCTTCAAAGCCGGGCTCTTCAACATTGGCGCGCAGGGACAGTTCTTGGTCGGCGCCCTCGGTGCGACCGCGGTGGCCCTGGCCCTGAATGACGCCTCGCCGGTGGTGGCCATTCCGCTTTCCCTGCTGGGCGGGATGGCCGGCGGGCTGCTGTACGGGATGATCCCCGGCGTTCTGAAGGCGTTCAGTGGAGCCCACGAAGTCGTGACCACGATCATGCTGAACTACGTCGCGATTTTCCTAGTGTCGGGAGTGATCGGCGGGCCGCTTCGCGGCGAGAACGTGACGTATAGCCGGACCGATGACATCCAGGCCGCCACCCTCCCCATCTTCCTCGGCGGTGCCGGGCACATCGGGATCCTGTTCGCGGCCGTGTCGGTCCCCATCGTCTGGTGGTTCCTGTTCCGCTCGACCATCGGCTTCGAGGTCCGCACCACTGGCGCCAACAGCGAGGCCGCGCGCTACGCGGGGATGAACCCGCGCTGGCTGATCATCTTCACCCTCTCGCTGTGTGGCCTCTTCGCCGGACTGGCCGGCGCGACCGAGATCCTGGGTGACGTGGGCTACATGCCCGCATCGTTCTCGACCACGGTCGGGTTCGATGCCATCGCCGTTGCGCTCCTCGGACGGGCCAACCCGGTTGGCATCCTCTTCGCAGGGCTGCTCTTCGGCGCGCTCCAGGCGGGGGCCGGACCGATGCAGATCCAGGCCGGGATCCCGGTCCAGATCGTCAGCGTGCTCCAGGCGGTCATCCTGTTCTTCCTGACCGCCGAGGTGCTGGTCCGGCAAGTCTTCCGTCTCAAGTCCGACGCCAAGGCACCGGGTGAATTGGCCAACTTGTCCGGCTCGTACGCGGCCCGACGGTAG
- a CDS encoding LCP family protein — protein MSAVILRSRLLSVALVVGVAGCALLGPSPSPTPDPTPTPTPTPRPTPAPTPTPTPEPTPIPINPALLDRRITVLFAGNDSTPDRVASGAGPLTDSMVVASIDATHGQLSMVALPRDTVDIPLANGAIWRLKANAIRFSYGMEGLEGALEQTFGVPIDYWIEINMPDFPRLVDALGGLWINVPYAISDSQAQLSINAGWQRIDGATALGYARSRQMDGDYARAGRQMQLLAALAHRIALLDEQFDPEAILALLTTLRTNAPLSDLPTLFQVVNDAADAQVTATVLAPYQFALYEGIEPGTGRGWVMIANVAEMRAYVRSLMGN, from the coding sequence ATGTCTGCCGTGATACTCCGATCTCGCCTACTGTCAGTTGCCCTGGTGGTCGGCGTGGCCGGCTGTGCTCTGTTGGGGCCCTCCCCGTCGCCCACCCCGGATCCCACCCCGACCCCGACGCCAACTCCCCGCCCCACGCCCGCGCCGACCCCGACGCCGACCCCGGAGCCCACCCCGATCCCGATCAACCCGGCGCTGCTCGATCGGCGGATCACCGTCCTGTTCGCGGGCAACGATTCCACGCCGGACCGGGTGGCCAGCGGCGCCGGCCCCCTTACCGACTCGATGGTCGTCGCCTCCATCGATGCCACCCACGGCCAGCTGTCGATGGTCGCCCTCCCGCGGGACACGGTGGACATCCCGCTCGCGAACGGGGCCATCTGGCGTCTCAAGGCCAACGCCATCCGCTTCTCGTACGGGATGGAGGGTCTGGAGGGAGCACTGGAACAGACGTTCGGCGTGCCGATCGATTACTGGATCGAAATCAACATGCCGGACTTCCCGCGCCTGGTCGACGCCCTCGGGGGTCTGTGGATCAACGTGCCCTACGCGATCAGCGACAGCCAGGCGCAGTTGAGCATCAACGCCGGATGGCAGCGCATCGATGGCGCCACCGCCCTGGGCTACGCCCGCTCCCGCCAGATGGACGGCGACTACGCGCGGGCCGGCCGCCAGATGCAGCTGCTTGCGGCCTTGGCCCATCGCATTGCGCTGCTCGACGAGCAGTTCGACCCAGAGGCGATCCTCGCGTTGCTTACCACGCTGCGGACCAACGCCCCGCTCAGCGACTTGCCGACCCTGTTCCAGGTGGTGAACGACGCAGCCGACGCCCAGGTGACGGCCACCGTGCTCGCTCCCTACCAATTCGCGCTGTACGAGGGAATCGAGCCGGGAACCGGCCGCGGCTGGGTGATGATCGCCAACGTGGCCGAGATGCGCGCCTACGTGCGCTCCCTGATGGGGAACTGA
- a CDS encoding Mrp/NBP35 family ATP-binding protein, with protein MTTVLTDDAIMAALARVKDPEIGRDLVSLNMVRSVDISGSLVTVTVELTTPACPLKAKIESDIADELSGVGAGAVKIEWAANVKRSFGGPMADLIPGVRNTIAVASGKGGVGKTTVAVNLAVSLARDGARVGLLDADITGPNVPLMMGTQEGHVTGVGGRVNPVVSHGVKMISIQYFLTGDAPVIWRGPLIHSAIQQFLRDVEWGDLDYLVIDLPPGTGDASLSLAQLIPLSGAVIVTTPQEVALLDARKAIGMFTKVNVRTLGVVENMSGFICPHCGTEHDLFGSGGGDSMARELGLEVLGRIPLEPAVRAGGDAGVPITSAQHPDADASAAAAALREVSRVVAGRISVLAAPMAMAAAS; from the coding sequence GTGACCACCGTGCTGACCGACGACGCGATCATGGCTGCCCTGGCTCGGGTCAAGGACCCTGAGATCGGGCGCGATCTGGTCTCTCTGAACATGGTCCGCTCGGTGGACATCTCCGGATCGCTGGTCACGGTCACCGTTGAGCTCACCACTCCGGCCTGCCCGCTCAAGGCCAAGATCGAATCGGACATCGCCGATGAGCTTTCCGGCGTGGGTGCCGGCGCGGTGAAGATCGAATGGGCCGCCAACGTCAAGCGCAGCTTCGGTGGGCCGATGGCTGACCTCATCCCCGGGGTCCGCAACACGATCGCCGTGGCCTCCGGCAAGGGGGGCGTGGGCAAGACCACGGTCGCCGTCAACCTGGCGGTCAGCCTGGCACGCGACGGGGCCCGGGTCGGGCTCCTGGATGCCGATATCACCGGCCCCAACGTGCCGCTCATGATGGGCACCCAGGAGGGGCATGTGACCGGTGTGGGCGGTCGGGTCAACCCCGTTGTCAGCCACGGCGTGAAGATGATCAGCATCCAGTACTTCCTGACCGGCGACGCCCCGGTCATCTGGCGCGGGCCGCTCATCCACTCCGCCATCCAGCAGTTCCTGCGCGACGTGGAGTGGGGCGACCTGGACTACCTGGTCATCGACCTGCCGCCCGGTACGGGGGATGCCTCGCTGTCCCTGGCCCAGCTCATCCCGCTGTCGGGGGCGGTCATCGTGACGACACCTCAGGAGGTGGCGCTCCTCGACGCCCGTAAAGCGATCGGCATGTTCACCAAGGTCAACGTCCGGACCCTGGGCGTGGTGGAGAACATGAGCGGCTTCATCTGCCCCCACTGCGGGACCGAGCACGATCTGTTCGGTTCGGGCGGCGGGGATAGCATGGCCCGCGAGCTCGGGCTGGAGGTCCTGGGCCGCATCCCGCTCGAGCCGGCTGTGCGGGCCGGCGGGGACGCGGGCGTGCCGATCACCTCAGCGCAGCACCCCGATGCCGATGCCTCGGCGGCCGCGGCGGCCCTGCGCGAGGTGTCCCGGGTCGTGGCCGGGCGGATCTCGGTCCTGGCCGCGCCCATGGCCATGGCCGCCGCCAGCTGA
- a CDS encoding thioredoxin domain-containing protein, with translation MNRLASATSPYLLQHADNPVDWYPWGPEALTRARSEDRPIFLSIGYSACHWCHVMAHESFEDPVTAERLNRDFVAIKVDREERPDIDDVYMGAVQAMTGSGGWPLSVFLTPDLEPFFGGTYFPPDNRHGLPAFTTVLEGVAEAYRERRGEVAGIGAQLAAHLRHQMAVDDSAGAAPGSEQLDAAVRRLGGSFDAVRGGFGPAPKFPAPMTLEFLLRRWRDTRDEATLRMVTVTLDRMADGGIHDQLAGGFARYSTDASWLAPHFEKMLYDNALLAHAYLDAFRATGMDRYARVASSTLDFMLAELRTDENGFAAALDADSEGEEGRFYVWDADEAAAVLTDAGLAAADAAAVAAHWDVTGGGNWEGHTILHVTNHPPPEPPILERARAALLTRRSERVRPGRDDKQLAAWNGLALRAFALAALVLGDERFVAATRDLAAFIRKALVHDGDRLWRTARAGVAHTPGFAEDYAAVADGLLGAYAALGEPRDLELAEALMGRLGSDFWDEESGTLYDTGPDHEQTVARPRSLLDGATPGANSIAADVWLRLALLGGDSEHDRRARRILAAVGSAIERQPSAFGRMLCAADRALRPAVDVVVAGEAADPRSGALRRAAAAPYAPDLVIAGLPAGDELRSRPLFIDKVAREGVPTAYVCRGYACDAPTAEPSTVTAQVIRLAGSGASAEAPA, from the coding sequence ATGAATCGGCTTGCGAGCGCCACCAGCCCGTACCTGCTGCAACACGCCGACAACCCGGTCGACTGGTACCCGTGGGGGCCCGAAGCCCTAACCCGGGCGCGGAGCGAGGATCGGCCCATCTTCCTGTCCATCGGCTACTCGGCCTGCCATTGGTGCCATGTCATGGCCCACGAGTCATTCGAGGACCCCGTCACGGCCGAGCGGCTCAACCGCGACTTCGTGGCCATCAAGGTCGACCGCGAGGAGCGCCCGGACATCGACGACGTGTACATGGGCGCCGTGCAGGCCATGACCGGGTCGGGCGGCTGGCCGCTCAGCGTTTTTCTGACCCCGGACCTGGAACCGTTCTTCGGCGGGACTTATTTCCCGCCCGATAACCGGCACGGCCTGCCCGCATTCACGACCGTGCTGGAGGGCGTGGCGGAGGCGTATCGGGAACGGCGTGGCGAAGTGGCCGGAATCGGGGCCCAGCTGGCCGCCCACCTGCGGCACCAGATGGCCGTTGACGACAGCGCCGGCGCCGCCCCAGGGAGTGAGCAGCTGGACGCCGCGGTGCGCCGGCTGGGCGGGTCGTTCGACGCGGTCCGCGGCGGCTTTGGCCCGGCCCCCAAGTTCCCCGCTCCCATGACCCTGGAGTTCCTGCTCCGCCGCTGGCGGGACACGCGGGACGAGGCCACCCTGCGGATGGTGACGGTCACCCTGGATCGCATGGCCGACGGCGGCATCCATGACCAGCTGGCCGGCGGCTTCGCGCGCTACAGCACCGATGCCTCCTGGCTGGCACCCCACTTCGAGAAGATGCTCTACGACAACGCCCTGCTGGCCCATGCCTACCTGGATGCGTTTCGGGCCACCGGGATGGACCGATACGCCCGCGTCGCCTCCTCGACCCTGGACTTCATGCTGGCCGAGCTGCGGACCGATGAGAATGGGTTTGCGGCCGCGCTGGACGCGGACAGCGAGGGCGAGGAGGGCCGGTTCTACGTTTGGGACGCCGACGAGGCGGCCGCGGTCCTGACCGATGCCGGGCTGGCCGCGGCGGACGCGGCGGCGGTGGCCGCACACTGGGACGTCACGGGTGGCGGCAACTGGGAGGGCCACACCATCCTGCACGTCACCAACCATCCGCCGCCGGAGCCGCCGATCCTGGAACGCGCCCGGGCGGCCCTGCTGACCCGCCGGAGCGAGCGGGTCCGTCCGGGGCGCGACGACAAGCAGCTGGCGGCCTGGAACGGCCTCGCGCTGCGGGCGTTCGCCCTCGCCGCGCTGGTGCTGGGTGATGAACGGTTCGTGGCGGCAACCCGGGACCTGGCGGCATTCATCCGAAAGGCCCTGGTCCACGATGGTGACCGGTTGTGGCGCACGGCCCGCGCGGGCGTGGCCCATACCCCCGGCTTCGCCGAGGACTACGCGGCGGTGGCCGACGGGCTGCTGGGGGCATATGCCGCCCTCGGCGAGCCGCGGGATCTGGAATTGGCCGAGGCGCTCATGGGGCGGCTGGGGTCGGACTTCTGGGACGAAGAGAGTGGCACCCTTTACGACACGGGGCCCGATCACGAGCAGACGGTGGCCCGTCCACGGTCGCTCCTCGACGGCGCGACTCCTGGCGCGAACTCGATCGCCGCTGACGTCTGGCTCCGGCTGGCGCTTCTGGGCGGCGATTCGGAGCACGACCGACGCGCCCGTCGCATCCTGGCGGCGGTCGGTTCGGCCATCGAGCGCCAGCCGTCGGCCTTCGGGCGGATGCTGTGTGCCGCCGATCGCGCTCTGCGCCCGGCAGTCGACGTGGTGGTTGCCGGCGAGGCCGCGGACCCGCGCTCGGGCGCGCTCCGCCGTGCCGCCGCGGCTCCATACGCGCCGGACCTGGTTATCGCCGGCCTGCCTGCGGGCGATGAGCTCCGGAGCCGCCCGCTGTTTATCGACAAGGTCGCGCGGGAGGGCGTGCCCACCGCGTACGTGTGCCGGGGGTACGCGTGCGATGCCCCCACCGCGGAGCCGTCCACCGTGACTGCCCAGGTGATACGTCTCGCCGGGAGCGGGGCGTCAGCCGAGGCGCCGGCCTAG
- a CDS encoding adenosine deaminase, with the protein MARPRIDPRTPLSELHVHLGAAVTPAIMWGIAHAQGIRLPTKDYWAFRELITLGRRRRRTLDGYLDLFHWTELIQSSPIAVERSVYEVIGGAYRRSNITRLELRFNPMKRNRGGEQDLDHIIAAAVRGMDRAILEYPQVQAGLIFCLDRAFSRELNEILAAKAISWRARGVVGIDIAGPVVAGFRFADYREIMAECRRAGLGITVHAGETGGADEVEEAVEALDPARIGHGIRSATDPRVMGILRERGIVLEVCPSSNLSTGVVGSLGELRGYLRNLVAHEVAFTLSTDGPEILQRYLRDEFALLLRHGILSLDEIEQAIEAGHRASFLERVPAAERVPAVRDRGRDPSARVALELEV; encoded by the coding sequence ATGGCCCGACCCCGGATCGATCCCCGCACGCCGCTCAGCGAGCTCCATGTGCACCTGGGAGCGGCCGTCACCCCGGCCATCATGTGGGGCATCGCGCACGCTCAGGGCATCCGGCTGCCGACCAAGGACTACTGGGCCTTCCGCGAGCTGATCACCCTCGGGCGACGTCGGCGGCGGACACTTGACGGGTACCTCGACCTGTTCCACTGGACCGAGCTCATCCAGTCCAGCCCGATCGCCGTCGAGCGCAGCGTGTATGAGGTCATTGGGGGTGCGTATCGGCGCAGCAACATCACCCGTCTGGAGCTGCGCTTCAACCCGATGAAGCGCAACCGGGGCGGGGAGCAGGACCTGGACCACATCATCGCGGCCGCTGTGCGGGGAATGGATCGGGCCATCCTCGAGTACCCCCAGGTGCAGGCCGGCCTGATCTTCTGCCTGGACCGCGCATTCAGCCGCGAGCTCAACGAGATCCTGGCCGCCAAGGCCATCAGCTGGCGAGCGCGGGGGGTCGTGGGGATCGACATCGCGGGCCCGGTGGTCGCCGGGTTTCGATTCGCGGACTACCGCGAGATCATGGCCGAGTGCCGCCGTGCCGGGCTGGGGATCACGGTCCATGCCGGCGAGACCGGGGGCGCCGACGAGGTGGAGGAAGCGGTCGAGGCGCTGGATCCGGCGCGCATCGGTCATGGGATCCGCAGCGCCACCGATCCGCGGGTCATGGGCATCCTCCGCGAGCGGGGAATCGTGCTCGAGGTCTGCCCCTCCTCGAACCTGAGCACCGGTGTGGTGGGCAGCCTGGGCGAGCTCCGCGGGTACCTGCGCAACCTGGTCGCGCACGAGGTCGCCTTCACACTGTCCACCGATGGGCCGGAGATCCTCCAGCGCTACCTGCGCGATGAGTTCGCGCTGCTCCTGCGTCATGGGATCCTGAGCCTGGACGAGATTGAGCAGGCCATCGAGGCCGGCCACCGGGCAAGCTTCCTGGAGCGCGTTCCGGCCGCCGAGCGGGTCCCCGCCGTGCGGGATCGGGGCCGCGATCCGTCGGCGAGGGTGGCCCTCGAGCTCGAGGTCTAG
- a CDS encoding ABC transporter ATP-binding protein gives MTADEATTTSTTPGAPPLEMRGITKRYPGVVANDGIDLEVRAGEIHALLGENGAGKTTLMNVLYGLAVPDAGEIRLYGERVEISSPHDAIARGISMVHQHFMLVPVLSVAENILLGEEPMKRKIFLDRSGARDRIRELGARFGWEIDPDRKVGQLSVGWQQRVEILKALYRNAKVLILDEPTAVLTPQETREIFEVLRRLRDEGYAVVFISHKLYEVLEVADRITVIRRGKVVGERRPADTNEDDLAELMVGREVQLTVDRGTSHPGDPMLTVEDLHVRDDRGGEVVHGVSFTLRAGEIFGIAGVAGNGQDELVEALTGLRRPTSGSVRLAETDVTGVGPRRLHRAGIGFVPGDRHRFGLVLSFPLTDNLVLNDYYHPPYSRGPVRVDAAIRRDAEDLIARYDIRTPSATVIASTLSGGNQQKIIVAREFEGDLKLLVLDQPTRGLDVGSIEFIHRQAIARRDAGVGILLVSAELDEILELSDRIAVMYRGAIVDVLDGRTADRETVGLLMATGGRTAEPDEVAS, from the coding sequence ATGACGGCTGACGAGGCGACGACGACAAGCACCACCCCCGGCGCCCCACCGCTGGAGATGCGCGGCATCACCAAGCGGTATCCGGGGGTGGTCGCCAACGACGGCATTGATCTCGAGGTGCGTGCCGGGGAGATTCACGCCCTGCTCGGGGAGAACGGCGCGGGTAAGACGACCCTGATGAACGTCCTGTACGGCCTGGCGGTCCCCGACGCCGGCGAGATCCGCCTCTACGGCGAGCGGGTGGAGATCAGCAGCCCGCACGACGCCATAGCTCGCGGGATCAGCATGGTCCACCAGCACTTCATGCTCGTCCCGGTCCTCTCGGTGGCCGAGAACATCCTCCTCGGTGAGGAGCCGATGAAGCGGAAGATCTTTCTCGATCGTTCGGGAGCCCGGGACCGCATCCGCGAACTCGGCGCCCGGTTCGGATGGGAGATCGATCCCGACCGCAAGGTCGGCCAGCTGTCGGTGGGCTGGCAACAGCGGGTCGAGATCCTCAAGGCCCTCTATCGCAACGCCAAGGTGCTCATCCTCGACGAGCCCACGGCGGTGCTCACACCGCAGGAGACGCGCGAGATCTTCGAAGTGCTGCGCCGCCTCCGCGACGAGGGGTATGCCGTCGTGTTCATCTCGCACAAGCTGTACGAAGTGCTCGAGGTCGCCGACCGGATCACCGTCATCCGGCGCGGGAAGGTCGTCGGTGAGCGGCGGCCGGCCGATACCAACGAGGATGACCTGGCCGAGCTCATGGTGGGCCGCGAGGTCCAGCTCACCGTCGATCGGGGGACAAGCCATCCAGGCGACCCGATGCTCACCGTCGAAGACCTCCACGTGCGTGACGACCGCGGCGGAGAAGTCGTCCACGGCGTGAGCTTCACCCTGCGAGCTGGTGAGATCTTTGGCATTGCCGGCGTGGCCGGCAACGGCCAAGACGAATTAGTCGAGGCGCTCACCGGCCTGCGGCGGCCGACCTCCGGATCGGTCCGGCTGGCGGAAACCGACGTCACCGGCGTCGGCCCCCGGCGCCTTCACCGGGCCGGTATCGGGTTCGTGCCCGGTGACCGGCACCGGTTCGGGTTGGTGCTCTCCTTCCCGTTGACCGACAACCTCGTCCTCAACGACTACTACCACCCCCCGTACAGCCGCGGCCCGGTCCGCGTTGACGCAGCCATCCGGCGGGATGCAGAGGACCTGATCGCCCGCTACGACATCCGAACGCCGTCAGCCACGGTCATCGCCTCGACGCTGTCCGGCGGCAACCAACAGAAGATCATCGTCGCCCGCGAGTTCGAGGGAGATCTCAAGCTCCTCGTGCTCGATCAACCGACGCGTGGCCTCGACGTGGGCTCGATCGAGTTCATCCATCGCCAGGCCATCGCTCGGCGCGACGCCGGCGTCGGGATACTGTTGGTCTCGGCAGAGCTGGACGAGATTCTCGAGCTGAGCGATCGGATCGCGGTCATGTACCGCGGCGCGATCGTCGACGTCCTCGATGGCCGGACGGCTGACCGCGAGACGGTCGGCTTGCTGATGGCCACCGGCGGCCGGACAGCGGAGCCCGACGAGGTGGCCTCGTGA